One window of Medicago truncatula cultivar Jemalong A17 chromosome 2, MtrunA17r5.0-ANR, whole genome shotgun sequence genomic DNA carries:
- the LOC112419385 gene encoding uncharacterized protein, with protein sequence MDPFDIETYKQKRDIEDTYIVNRFIQRRKEIEEGSGSRSRKYLNRDHAAANQRLIDDYFANEPTYDDAMFRRRYRMQKHVFLRIVGDLSITDNYFTQRVDASNKEGISPLAKCTTAMRMLAYGVAADAVDEYIKIGGTTALECLRRFCKGIIRLYEEVYLRAPNQDDLQRILHVSEMRGFPGMIGSIDCMHWEWKNCPKAWEGQFTRGDKGTTTVILEAVASHDLWIWHAFFGCPGTLNDINVLDRSPVFDDVEQGKAPRVNFFVNQRPYNMAYYLADGIYPSYPTFVKSIRLPQSEPDKLFAKHQESCRKDIEHAFGVLQARFKIIIVTT encoded by the exons ATGGATCCTTTTGATATCGAAACCTACAAACAAAAACGTGATATTGAAGACACTTATATCGTCAACCGATTCATTCAGCGTCGAAAAGAAATAGAGGAAGGTAGTGGATCTCGTAGTAGAAAATATCTAAATAGAGATCATGCAGCGGCAAACCAAAGACTCATTGACGACTACTTTGCCAATGAGCCTACATATGACGATGCAATGTTTCGTCGTCGGTACCGGATGCAAAAGCATGTTTTCCTTCGAATCGTTGGAGACCTTTCAATTACTGATAACTACTTCACCCAGCGAGTTGATGCCTCCAACAAAGAAGGTATATCACCGTTAGCAAAATGTACCACAGCAATGCGAATGTTAGCATATGGCGTGGCAGCAGATGCGGTCgatgaatacatcaaaataggaggTACTACAGCATTGGAGTGCTTACGTAGATTCTGTAAAGGAATCATACGATTGTATGAGGAAGTGTACCTGAGAGCACCAAACCAAGATGACCTTCAAAGAATACTGCATGTTAGTGAAATGCGGGGGTTCCCAGGGATGATCGGGAGCATTGACTGCATGCATTGGGAGtggaaaaattgtcctaaagcaTGGGAAGGTCAATTCACCAGGGGGGATAAGGGAACCACCACAGTTATTCTTGAAGCAGTTGCATCTCATGATCTATGGATCTGGCATGCCTTTTTTGGATGTCCAGGAACGTTGAACGATATCAATGTTCTAGACCGGTCACCGGTGTTTGATGATGTGGAACAGGGAAAGGCTCCACGTGTgaatttctttgtgaatcaacgtCCCTATAATATGGCATACTATCTAGCTGATGGTATCTACCCTTCTTATCCAACTTTCGTCAAATCAATTAGACTTCCTCAAAGTGAACCTGATAAGTTATTCGCAAAACATCAGGAGAGCTGTCGGAAGGACATCGAACATGCTTTTGGAgtgcttcaagctcgatttaaaatc ATAATTGTAACTACATGA